Proteins encoded within one genomic window of Xylophilus sp. GOD-11R:
- a CDS encoding glutathione S-transferase, translating into MKLYHFPLSGHAHRARLLLSLLNVPHELVDVDLAGGAHKSAAFLALNAFGQVPVLDDDGTIVGDSNAILVYLAKKLGRTDWLPEDAAGAARVQRWLSVAAGELAYGPAAARLITVFNSSHRAEEVIARAHTIFARMEQTLEGRDWIAAAATGVATTPTIADVALYSYTARAPEGRVDLAPYPRIRAWLARVEALPGFVPFQKTPAGLDA; encoded by the coding sequence ATGAAGCTCTACCACTTTCCGCTCTCCGGCCACGCCCACCGGGCACGCCTGCTGCTGTCGCTGCTGAACGTGCCGCACGAGCTCGTCGACGTGGATCTGGCGGGAGGCGCCCACAAGAGCGCGGCCTTCCTCGCCCTCAACGCTTTCGGCCAGGTGCCGGTGCTCGACGACGACGGCACCATCGTCGGCGACTCGAACGCGATCCTGGTCTACCTGGCCAAGAAGCTCGGCCGCACCGACTGGCTGCCCGAGGACGCGGCGGGCGCGGCGCGCGTCCAGCGCTGGCTGTCGGTGGCGGCCGGCGAACTGGCCTACGGGCCGGCCGCGGCGCGGCTGATCACGGTCTTCAACTCCTCGCACCGAGCAGAAGAAGTCATCGCCCGGGCGCACACGATCTTCGCCCGCATGGAGCAGACGCTGGAGGGGCGAGACTGGATCGCCGCGGCAGCGACCGGTGTCGCGACGACCCCGACCATCGCCGACGTGGCGCTCTACAGCTACACCGCCCGCGCACCGGAAGGCCGCGTGGACCTGGCGCCCTACCCCCGCATCCGCGCCTGGCTGGCGCGGGTGGAGGCCCTGCCCGGCTTCGTGCCTTTCCAGAAGACGCCCGCAGGCCTGGACGCCTGA
- a CDS encoding sugar-transfer associated ATP-grasp domain-containing protein, which translates to MSTPAIVALAWVGAFAAATGFAQHWSRRPAWHIDSAVHVTSVLAVVTGLCWTLFQLVQQRPGGRERLRWTWACWSMLLLAALQATDWLVGNGVLTDDWLIDLPLWMASTLLVRRVLAQGRERRGASQLWWLAVGLQYVFIVCDLLKGRSVWMLSAHHLLSIAEWGELLTIECFVGALVVAGAGSAKAEAGWSRPALAVGAEARRLYERAHLFRKAIYPGSRLAFWPGLREAFVIVGSIGLVAVLGGAAFRASGRSRRAQLADLWTLTLRDGFDPLAYYFQELYQPGGRAEAGHYLSRCETKNGLLFVLNNLRASPHGPLEMKDKALFADCGRRAGLPVPPTLLQFSDGEVAWTVSRDQLDRDLFCKQRLGRGARGAAAFRRIAPFLWRDRQGVERGLDDLVQHLRTLSRKAPLIVQPLLRNHGELADLAEQSLVTIRVLTCLDAHHQPVVTHGLLRILSKLEPRWQRRAEYGVPIGLESGRLGSMTSDRMGDCGIRYAHHPVTGRAVEGRVLQNWPGIQALALEAHRAFAHRILIGWDIAMTDDGPVLLEGNVNLDVTFPQQAYRQAIGRSPLGPLLQHHLAVLARSENVD; encoded by the coding sequence ATGTCGACCCCCGCCATCGTCGCACTCGCCTGGGTTGGCGCGTTCGCCGCGGCGACCGGATTCGCACAGCACTGGAGCCGCCGTCCGGCCTGGCATATCGATTCGGCGGTGCATGTCACCTCGGTCCTGGCGGTCGTGACGGGCCTGTGCTGGACGCTCTTCCAGCTGGTGCAGCAGCGCCCCGGTGGCCGTGAGCGCCTGCGCTGGACCTGGGCCTGCTGGTCGATGTTGCTGCTGGCGGCACTGCAGGCCACCGACTGGCTGGTGGGCAACGGCGTGCTCACCGACGACTGGCTGATCGACCTGCCTTTGTGGATGGCCTCGACGCTGCTGGTGCGGCGGGTGCTGGCGCAGGGCCGGGAGCGGCGCGGCGCGTCGCAACTCTGGTGGCTGGCGGTGGGACTGCAGTACGTGTTCATCGTCTGCGATCTGCTGAAGGGCCGATCGGTCTGGATGCTGTCGGCGCACCACCTGCTGTCGATCGCGGAGTGGGGCGAGCTGCTCACCATCGAGTGCTTCGTGGGGGCGCTCGTCGTCGCAGGGGCCGGATCGGCGAAGGCCGAGGCCGGCTGGTCGAGGCCGGCGCTCGCCGTGGGCGCGGAGGCGCGTCGCCTCTACGAGCGGGCGCACCTGTTTCGCAAGGCGATCTATCCGGGGTCGCGGCTGGCGTTCTGGCCAGGGCTGCGCGAGGCCTTCGTCATCGTGGGCAGCATCGGCCTGGTCGCCGTGCTGGGGGGCGCTGCGTTTCGAGCCTCCGGCCGGAGCCGCCGGGCGCAACTGGCCGACCTGTGGACGCTGACGCTTCGCGACGGCTTCGATCCGCTCGCGTACTACTTCCAGGAGCTCTACCAGCCGGGAGGGCGCGCCGAGGCGGGCCACTACCTCTCACGCTGCGAGACCAAGAACGGCTTGTTGTTCGTGCTCAACAACCTGCGTGCGTCGCCCCACGGGCCGCTGGAGATGAAGGACAAGGCCTTGTTCGCCGATTGCGGCCGGCGGGCCGGCCTGCCGGTGCCGCCCACGCTGCTGCAGTTCAGCGATGGCGAAGTGGCGTGGACGGTTTCGCGCGACCAGCTCGACCGCGATCTCTTCTGCAAGCAACGCCTGGGTCGCGGCGCGCGGGGCGCGGCCGCTTTCCGCCGCATCGCGCCCTTCCTATGGCGCGACCGGCAGGGTGTGGAAAGAGGGCTCGACGACCTGGTGCAGCACCTGCGAACACTCAGTCGCAAGGCGCCCTTGATCGTGCAACCCTTGCTGCGCAACCACGGTGAACTGGCCGATCTCGCGGAGCAGTCGCTGGTGACGATCCGCGTGCTGACCTGCCTGGATGCCCACCACCAGCCGGTCGTCACCCACGGACTGCTGCGCATCCTGTCCAAGCTCGAACCCCGCTGGCAACGCAGGGCCGAATACGGCGTGCCGATCGGCCTGGAAAGCGGCCGGCTCGGATCCATGACCAGCGACCGCATGGGCGACTGCGGCATTCGCTACGCCCACCATCCCGTCACCGGGCGCGCCGTGGAAGGGCGCGTGCTGCAAAACTGGCCCGGCATCCAGGCGCTGGCGCTGGAGGCGCACCGGGCGTTCGCGCACCGGATCCTGATCGGCTGGGACATCGCGATGACCGATGACGGCCCGGTGCTGCTCGAAGGCAACGTCAACCTCGACGTCACCTTTCCCCAGCAAGCCTACCGGCAGGCGATCGGTCGCAGCCCGCTGGGGCCGCTTTTGCAGCATCACCTGGCGGTGTTGGCGCGGTCGGAGAACGTCGATTAA
- a CDS encoding pyridoxamine 5'-phosphate oxidase family protein, whose protein sequence is MSATHPLDTGSPWHAGELALQRSAGSLDRMAMIGSKFIRRAMPEQHREFFPMLPFVVLGTVDGSGDVWATMRAGVPGFLHAPDERHLVVDAARDAHDPADAGLEDRDSIGLLGIDPMTRRRNRLNGTIVREPGAGRFQVEVEQSFGACPRYITNRSWVPTRPAGQPSPYAPVAIAGLDEKARRLIARADTLFVASYVEGKDSADGRRQVDVSHRGGKPGFVRLDADGGLTVPEFNGNFFFNTLGNFVLNPKAGLLFVDYANGDLLQMTGDVEVILDSPDIAVFQGAERLWRFVPRQVVHRPAGLPLRWDELPGGASPHVALTGSWPAGRA, encoded by the coding sequence ATGTCTGCCACCCACCCACTCGACACCGGCTCGCCCTGGCATGCGGGAGAACTCGCCCTGCAGCGCAGCGCCGGCTCGCTCGACCGCATGGCCATGATCGGCAGCAAGTTCATCCGCCGGGCCATGCCCGAACAGCACCGCGAGTTCTTCCCGATGCTGCCCTTCGTCGTGCTGGGCACGGTCGACGGCAGCGGCGATGTCTGGGCAACGATGCGCGCCGGAGTTCCCGGTTTCCTGCATGCACCGGACGAACGTCACCTGGTCGTCGATGCGGCCCGCGATGCGCACGACCCGGCCGACGCGGGCCTGGAAGACCGCGACTCGATCGGCCTGCTGGGCATCGACCCGATGACACGGCGCCGCAATCGCCTGAACGGCACCATCGTCCGTGAGCCGGGAGCCGGTCGATTCCAGGTCGAGGTCGAGCAGAGCTTCGGCGCCTGCCCGCGCTACATCACCAACCGGTCCTGGGTGCCGACGCGGCCGGCCGGCCAGCCGTCGCCATACGCTCCGGTCGCCATCGCGGGTCTCGACGAAAAGGCGCGCCGCCTGATCGCCCGGGCCGACACGCTGTTCGTCGCCTCGTATGTCGAGGGCAAGGACAGTGCCGACGGCCGGCGCCAGGTCGATGTGTCGCACCGGGGCGGCAAGCCGGGATTCGTGCGGCTCGACGCCGACGGTGGCCTGACGGTCCCCGAGTTCAACGGCAACTTCTTCTTCAACACGCTCGGCAACTTCGTGCTGAATCCGAAGGCCGGCCTGCTGTTCGTCGACTACGCCAACGGCGACCTGCTGCAGATGACCGGTGATGTGGAGGTCATCCTGGATTCGCCGGACATCGCCGTCTTCCAGGGCGCCGAGCGCTTGTGGCGTTTCGTGCCGCGCCAGGTGGTGCACCGACCGGCGGGCCTGCCGCTGCGGTGGGACGAACTGCCGGGCGGCGCCTCGCCCCACGTGGCGCTCACCGGAAGCTGGCCTGCCGGTCGGGCGTAG